From Ictidomys tridecemlineatus isolate mIctTri1 chromosome 2, mIctTri1.hap1, whole genome shotgun sequence, the proteins below share one genomic window:
- the LOC101969790 gene encoding CD209 antigen-like protein A isoform X2, whose translation MSDFKQVRVQQLDPLEEELAASSARGSLSHHVLQPPSRAGSSAGCLSSSYVLLGLQLLSLMVLAGLLVAVLAQVSRVPSSQGQKVCQELTQLKARVDRLCRPCPWDWTFFQGHCYFFSKSQRNWHDSVTACQEVGAQLVVINSAEEQNFLLQISKNKGSTWMGLSDLNEEATWHWVDGSPLSPSLTYWNEGEPNNVGEEDCAEITDSGWNDAKCDAEKFWVCKTSSSSCPNT comes from the exons ATGAGTGACTTCAAGCAAGTGCGGGTGCAGCAGCTGGACCCCCTGG aggaggagctggCGGCCAGCAGCGCCAGAGGCTCCCTCAGCCACCACGTACTCCAGCCGCCCTCCAGAGCAGGCAGCTCTGCAG gGTGCCTGAGCTCCAGCTATGTCCTCCTGGGGCTgcagctgctctccctcatggtCTTGGCTGGGCTCCTGGTGGCCGTCCTTGCCCAAG TCTCCAGGGTCCCCAGCTCCCAGGGACAGAAGGTGTGCCAGGAGCTGACCCAGCTGAAGGCAAGAGTCG ACCGCCTGTGCCGCCCCTGCCCCTGGGACTGGACGTTCTTCCAAGGACACTGTTACTTCTTCTCCAAGTCCCAGCGGAACTGGCACGACTCTGTCACCGCCTGCCAGGAAGTGGGGGCCCAACTAGTCGTCATCAACAGCGCTGAGGAGCAG aACTTCCTGCTGCAGATTTCTAAGAATAAAGGCAGCACCTGGATGGGACTGTCAGACCTGAACGAGGAAGCCACATGGCACTGGGTGGATGGGTCACCTCTGTCACCCAG CCTCACGTACTGGAACGAAGGCGAGCCCAACAACGTGGGGGAGGAAGACTGTGCGGAGATCACTGACAGCGGCTGGAATGACGCCAAGTGTGACGCTGAGAAATTCTGGGTCTGCaagacctcctcctcctcctgccccaacaCCTGA
- the LOC101969790 gene encoding CD209 antigen-like protein C isoform X1, with amino-acid sequence MSDFKQVRVQQLDPLEEELAASSARGSLSHHVLQPPSRAGSSAGCLSSSYVLLGLQLLSLMVLAGLLVAVLAQGQPLRFGALWSGPWTWAAKAGGVSRVPSSQGQKVCQELTQLKARVDRLCRPCPWDWTFFQGHCYFFSKSQRNWHDSVTACQEVGAQLVVINSAEEQNFLLQISKNKGSTWMGLSDLNEEATWHWVDGSPLSPSLTYWNEGEPNNVGEEDCAEITDSGWNDAKCDAEKFWVCKTSSSSCPNT; translated from the exons ATGAGTGACTTCAAGCAAGTGCGGGTGCAGCAGCTGGACCCCCTGG aggaggagctggCGGCCAGCAGCGCCAGAGGCTCCCTCAGCCACCACGTACTCCAGCCGCCCTCCAGAGCAGGCAGCTCTGCAG gGTGCCTGAGCTCCAGCTATGTCCTCCTGGGGCTgcagctgctctccctcatggtCTTGGCTGGGCTCCTGGTGGCCGTCCTTGCCCAAGGTCAGCCCCTGAGGTTTGGAGCTCTGTGGTCTGGCCCTTGGACTTGGGcggccaaggcaggaggag TCTCCAGGGTCCCCAGCTCCCAGGGACAGAAGGTGTGCCAGGAGCTGACCCAGCTGAAGGCAAGAGTCG ACCGCCTGTGCCGCCCCTGCCCCTGGGACTGGACGTTCTTCCAAGGACACTGTTACTTCTTCTCCAAGTCCCAGCGGAACTGGCACGACTCTGTCACCGCCTGCCAGGAAGTGGGGGCCCAACTAGTCGTCATCAACAGCGCTGAGGAGCAG aACTTCCTGCTGCAGATTTCTAAGAATAAAGGCAGCACCTGGATGGGACTGTCAGACCTGAACGAGGAAGCCACATGGCACTGGGTGGATGGGTCACCTCTGTCACCCAG CCTCACGTACTGGAACGAAGGCGAGCCCAACAACGTGGGGGAGGAAGACTGTGCGGAGATCACTGACAGCGGCTGGAATGACGCCAAGTGTGACGCTGAGAAATTCTGGGTCTGCaagacctcctcctcctcctgccccaacaCCTGA
- the LOC101969790 gene encoding CD209 antigen-like protein C isoform X3, whose product MSDFKQVRVQQLDPLEEELAASSARGSLSHHVLQPPSRAGSSAVSRVPSSQGQKVCQELTQLKARVDRLCRPCPWDWTFFQGHCYFFSKSQRNWHDSVTACQEVGAQLVVINSAEEQNFLLQISKNKGSTWMGLSDLNEEATWHWVDGSPLSPSLTYWNEGEPNNVGEEDCAEITDSGWNDAKCDAEKFWVCKTSSSSCPNT is encoded by the exons ATGAGTGACTTCAAGCAAGTGCGGGTGCAGCAGCTGGACCCCCTGG aggaggagctggCGGCCAGCAGCGCCAGAGGCTCCCTCAGCCACCACGTACTCCAGCCGCCCTCCAGAGCAGGCAGCTCTGCAG TCTCCAGGGTCCCCAGCTCCCAGGGACAGAAGGTGTGCCAGGAGCTGACCCAGCTGAAGGCAAGAGTCG ACCGCCTGTGCCGCCCCTGCCCCTGGGACTGGACGTTCTTCCAAGGACACTGTTACTTCTTCTCCAAGTCCCAGCGGAACTGGCACGACTCTGTCACCGCCTGCCAGGAAGTGGGGGCCCAACTAGTCGTCATCAACAGCGCTGAGGAGCAG aACTTCCTGCTGCAGATTTCTAAGAATAAAGGCAGCACCTGGATGGGACTGTCAGACCTGAACGAGGAAGCCACATGGCACTGGGTGGATGGGTCACCTCTGTCACCCAG CCTCACGTACTGGAACGAAGGCGAGCCCAACAACGTGGGGGAGGAAGACTGTGCGGAGATCACTGACAGCGGCTGGAATGACGCCAAGTGTGACGCTGAGAAATTCTGGGTCTGCaagacctcctcctcctcctgccccaacaCCTGA